A stretch of the Gossypium hirsutum isolate 1008001.06 chromosome D07, Gossypium_hirsutum_v2.1, whole genome shotgun sequence genome encodes the following:
- the LOC121219328 gene encoding uncharacterized protein: MEGRGGCSVARYEAYGVYDMSKMDRIMLRFRPIAPKPDTGGGSGETGGGTEVCCKSGRRKRRHTKGSITKRKRRVTTLSLISETPDCKDCISKETKTMVAPPSLWLSSGESDAAAAADDAVYRKESFGFVGGGGESLDRAVRMVVGSSSSSCVTVESVTETWVSGGGWLECTDEEMKVNLGKDLCPGFISDVFGRVTWTNGAYKEMVGGGGRDMTTVRLLMKQKLPPATIFPAFTCRVRVQYSCGKDRKSLTLPCDVWRMNGGGIAWRLDINAALCLGR, encoded by the coding sequence atggAGGGTAGAGGAGGATGTTCTGTAGCTAGATATGAAGCTTATGGGGTTTATGATATGTCGAAAATGGACCGGATAATGCTCCGGTTCAGACCGATCGCACCCAAACCGGATACCGGCGGTGGAAGTGGGGAAACCGGTGGTGGTACGGAGGTTTGTTGTAAATCGGGGAGACGTAAAAGAAGACACACGAAAGGGAGTATTACGAAGAGAAAACGAAGGGTTACTACTTTGTCGCTTATATCTGAAACCCCAGATTGTAAAGACTGCATTTCGAAGGAGACGAAAACGATGGTGGCGCCGCCTTCTTTATGGTTGAGCTCCGGCGAATCTGATGCTGCTGCTGCGGCTGATGATGCTGTTTATCGAAAGGAGAGTTTCGGCTTCGTCGGCGGTGGTGGTGAATCATTGGATCGGGCGGTAAGGATGGTGGTTGGGTCGTCGTCTTCGTCGTGTGTGACGGTGGAAAGCGTGACGGAGACTTGGGTTAGCGGTGGTGGTTGGTTGGAGTGTACGGATGAGGAGATGAAGGTTAACCTAGGGAAAGACTTGTGTCCAGGGTTTATATCGGATGTGTTTGGGAGGGTGACTTGGACCAATGGAGCGTACAAGGAAATGGTTGGAGGCGGCGGCCGGGATATGACGACGGTGAGGTTGTTGATGAAGCAGAAGCTTCCACCGGCGACGATATTTCCGGCGTTTACGTGTAGGGTAAGGGTACAATACAGTTGTGGGAAGGATAGGAAATCGTTGACGTTGCCGTGTGATGTATGGAGAATGAACGGCGGCGGAATTGCATGGCGGCTCGATATCAACGCCGCTCTTTGCTTGGGCCGgtga